The nucleotide sequence catggaCATGCAGCAAATGCACTGCACAGTAAACAATATGTATATCATACAACGATATACATTACAGTAAGCGTGTTTTTACACATTACACAAATCTTTACACATTTGCTATGGCTGTAGAAAAGTAATGCAATATGTGATTTATACATTTGATTTAACTCTATCTTGGCCAAAATGTAAATTCTTGTAATTCATAAAACTCATTTTGTGTCTTCTGTATTTAGCGTATGATGGAACTTGAAGCAAGTGAACAGCCACACAGCTTCATCTACATGGATGAGGCTGGCTTCAACCTAACAAAAGGCAGAAGGCGTGGCCGAAATATCATCGGCCACAGGGCTACAGTTGATGTGCCAGGCCAACAGAGGGGGAACATTACCATGGGTGCTGCCATCTGTGACAATGGTGTGCTTACTCATATTCCCATAATAGGTCCATACAACACAGAACATCTTATAACCTTTCTAGAAGCTCTCTACAGAGATCTCATCCCTGAAGAAGAGAGGGGTCAGAGTGGAGATCACCTGCCAACGTGTGTGATAGTTTGGGACAATGTGAGTTTTCATCACTCCAACATAATCAGGCAATGGTTTGCAGCCCACAACAGGATGCGGATGGAGTACATTTCACCCTACTCTCCATTCCTTAACCCTATTGAGGAATTTTTCTCAGCATGGAGATGGAAAGTTTACGATCGCCAGCCACATACACAAATGACCCTCCTGGCTGCCATGGATGCAGCGTGTGATGACACGTCACAGCAGACGCCTGCAGAGGCTGGATAAGACACTGTTACGTCCCTGGGGAGGGCGCAACAACACAACCATGAAATAAGACAAGTAGTCAAGGATGATGTATATAATATAGTTTATAAGTTTCATCAATACAGTCATCCATTAAAGGTAATGGATATGCGTCTGGCACTGTCACGGCATTTACTTTCCTAAAATCAGTGCAGAACCTTGGACTGCCATCCGATTTAGTATCCAGTAAGCAGGGATAGCTCCAGGTACTATGGCTTGGGACTGCAAAGCCATGTTCAAGGAGATAATTCGCCTCCTGCTTCAATATCCCTCGCTTTACTGGATTGACCCGATAAGCATGCTGCTTGACTGGATCGGGCTTGGTCAAAGTAATGTCATGAGACACAACAGTAGTCCTCGTAGGGATGTCACCAAAAAGTTCCGGGAAGCAAGAAATGAGCTCTTGGATGTCATTCCTATGACAGTCAGAAAGATGTGATAAATACAGGGGGAGGTTGGACAGTATTTCTGAGTTGTTAAGCCTAGCCACCCCTGATGTTTTTTCACATAGCCCCAACCCAGCCAAACTAGATTCCGTAATGGCCGTAGCTATTGGAACAACAGGTGAAACTGAAGAACTAGGTGTGGACCCCAGGGTTTCACCTTCCCTTGAACAATACCTTTTCATCATGTTTACATGACATACTCGGGTCTTCTGTCGACGGTCAGGCGTCTTAAGCACATAGTTTGTCTCACTGAGTTTTTTCTCAACTATGTATGGACCAGTAAACCTGGTAGACAACGCAGAACCGAGTATAGGTAAGAGAAGTAGGACTTGATCACTGGGCTGAAAAGAGCGAACCACTGTTTTTCTGTCGAAGTGTCCTTTCATCTTTTCCTGAGAGGAGGCTAGAGTGTCACGAGCGAGGGAACATGCTTTTTTTAGTCGCTCTCGTAACTCTACAACATACTCAGGGAGATGTCGAACAGGCTTCTCAAGATCCACTAATCCCTCCTGTAGAATCTGTAGTGGTCCTCTGACCTGATGTCCAAACACTAATTCAGCAGGGCTGAATCCCAGAGACTCCTGTACTGCTCCACGGGCAGCAAACATCAAAAAGGGAAGGGACTCATCCCAACTCATACGAGAAGCCAGGCAATGCTTGCGGACCATTGACTTCAGTGTTTGATGAAATCGTTCTAGTGCTCTAGTGCTTGGCTAACAGTAGCTGTTATTCTCCTCAAAGGGACTGCTTCAGGGAACCTTGTAGATGCACACATGATGGTAAGTATAAACTGGTTTCCGGTTTTTGCTTTCGGCAGTGGTCCCACACAATCAACAATGACCCTCTCGAATGGTTCCTCATGCACAGGAATAGGAACGAGGGGGGCAGGCGGAACTACTTGGTTTGGTTTTCCTGCTAACTGACATGTGTGACAAGTGCGACAGTAATGACTGACATCAGACTTGAGtccaggccaaaaaaaaatatttaaggacACGATCATAGGTTTTTGTAACCCCAAGGTGTCCTGACCATGGGTGATCATGAGCCAGCATCAACACCTGAGGACGAAAGACTGTAGGCACAACCACCTGATTAGTCACTGCCCAGTCATCACCAGGGTTTCCGCTTGTCCATCGGCGCATTAGTAAGCCATCGTTGTAAAAATACgcagttttcattttctcagCCTCTGTAAGAGAAACAAGCGCATGACATTTCTTAATGGATGTGTCTTCCTTCTGTGCTGCGATGAATTCTTCTCATGTAGCTGGTAATTCAACTGTTGTAGGACACGATGTTAAAGACTTAGGTGAAACCTTAGGCAATCTGCTAGATCTGCCCTTCACCGAAACACATTCTCCAGCGAGAAAGGAATCAGACAAATCAAGACCGTACTTCTGTGTTTGAGCCCTGGTGACAACACAATGAGGGAAACCTTCAAAACCTGGCTGTGGATTCTCAACACCTAAGTCCACAACAGGGTTTTCTGTCACCTCAGGAGCTGGTACAACCTTTCCACCCGCTATGTCGTTTCCGAGAATGAAATCCACACCTGGAATGGGCAGAGCAGGGAGAACTGCTACTTTAAAGAAGCCTTCAACAAGAGAAGAACGCACGTGAAGAAGATGCAAAGGAGCTGACAGATATTTCATGCCAATCCCTTGGACTATTGCATTGGACTTACATGAAGAGCCCTCAGTTAATGGCAATATTCCTTCCCGTATGACAGATTGTGAGCCGCCCGTGTCTCTCAGCATAGTCACCGGCTGTTGGTTGTCTGGATGGCCTGTTTCTGAAATGAAACCCTGAGACACAAAAGGTTTGAAACATGGGTCTAAAGTTTGAGGCTTGTCCATACCTGGCAAACTTTTGAGCAGACCCATGCCTTTAGGTTGAGGTGATGTGGATGACAATTTGCGTTTCAGACCAGGACAATCTACAACAACATGGCCCCTTTTATGGCAGTAGAAACATTCACGACTACGACGAGGGGAAGTTGATAGTTCTCTGGGCTTATCCTGAGGAAACGATCTAGGCTCCACTCTCAGAGGGCGGGGTCCCGCTAACCCTTCGGAATGAGACCAGAACAGAGTCTTATGGGTTAAAACAAACTCgtcagccatcactgctgccTTTGACAATGATGTAACTTTTTGTTCATTAAGGAACACAACAACTCTCTCTGGTAATGAACCCTTAAAGTCCTCAAGAAGAATAAGCTGACGGAGAGactcaaaattgtttttaacttcACTGGCCAAACACCACTTGTGAAAGAGAACACTTTTTTCTCTTGCAAACTCAACAAATGTGTGACCACTAGGTTTCTTGTGATTCCTGAATTTCTGCCTGTATGCTTCTGGTACAAGTTCATAGGCACGCAATATAGACTCTTTCAGGACTGTGTATTGTAAGCTGTCAACAGAAAGAGAGGATACAACCTCCTGAGcttttcccactagcttacattGGAGCAATATAGACCACATGTCCTCTGGCCAGTCAAGAGCTATTGCAACGCGTTCAAAAGCTTTAAAGTAGGAATCCACCTCAGACTCACGAAACGTAGGCACCATCGCTATGTTTCTGCTTACATCAAACCCTCTTATCCCGTCAGAAACCGCTAAAGCAGTAGCAGTGTCTGCCATCGAAGACTGTGCTGCAGAGTGTTGCAAAGCCTCAACCTCCAGCTGCTTCAGCCGGACTTCCTTGTCCGCCTCAATCTCCATCCTGCGAACCTGCAGGCGGAGCTCATACTCTGCCCGTCGCTCTCTGTCCCTATCCCTCTCCTCTGCTTCCAGACGTAGCCGTGTGAGCCGAAGCTTAAGCCTAGCATCCCTGCTAGAACTCCCTAATTCGGGGGACAAAGGATCAAAGCGTAGTAAAGTCGCAGGAGGgacctcagccccccccccgacctTTCCAGGAGGCGTGACATCACCCACGTCATTGCTCGCTACAGCCACACTGGCAGATTCATCTTTAGAGACAGACGGGACACCGGCAACAAGGACCTTTAACTCCACTAAATGCTCTATAAGCTCAGCCCTGAGCTCTCTTTTAATGGCATGTCTAGACACAGGTATATCAAAATGGGCGGCAACACACAATAAGTCAGCCTTACGACAAGACTCAAGGACTTCGATCCTCCGACTATCAAGGAACGCCTGCAGAGTAAAGCTTATAATTGATTCTACAAGAATATGCAAACTataacaacaaaataaaccaCTTGCCTACTCCATGGTTGCGTGATCCCAGACGAGCCCCCACTTGTTACGTCCCTGGAGAGGGTGCAACAACACAACCATGAAATAAGACAAGTAGTCAAGGATGATGTATATAAtatagtttataatatttaaagATTCAGGCTGCTGCAAACCATTACCTGTGGGGGAGGAAGTGACGTTTGGGTCgtgccaaataaataaactcaataTAACAAAACCAGACCTAACTCTGCAACTAAACCTATAAATCAAAAGGACAACAAAAGACTACCTAACTAGtctaaataaaacatacaaaacattACAAGAAATGGCACCAACCCCTTACCTGGTGTGTCTAACAAAGTTCAGCCTGCGTGTGAAAATGTATGGGGCCCCAAACATGCCTGATCACAACCTCCCACCACGTACCTGAGGAAAACAGCCTAGTCAGAAGCATGCAGCCAAAAGAGAGTCAGGATCGTAGTGAGCGTCAGCCAGAGACAGTTCACCAGACTCTTCCAGGATCAGCTCCCAGGTGTGCTTTAATAGGCTCCGGCTTCCTGGTAGAGGAGCACCACATGACAAGCAGGCGGCCAGTCACAGCTGAGGAAGCTGCAGTCCCAGGTGAACATCATCAGGAAATTAACTAAAGTGAAAAGCAACAGGATGAGAGCAAAGCAGAGGGCTGTGCCGTAACAGACACTCTAAAAGATTCTTTCCACGCTGCAtcgcaagagaggatattcgctgtgatgtggatgagaatttgtggcctaacatacaggaacgacaagaggtgtacgaagaccacaccaattcctactgcctgttggacagaatattgtcctatctttttttccctttgtgttactgtttacaGTGGGCTTTTTCTATGTTGgaatgacatggtctgtcaacaaattacaatatgaacaataaaactgtaaatgtgaatcttatctagtctcttgcaatcaaacaaaggtgtaacttacattttacaataattgtcatcaaaactttagccatagtttacatccgaacctccctctaaagtacacagttatattgacaacatgactaagtaatttgactgtcttgttcgtagacaatgacacaaggacttgacattctgagggcactgacatgttcaatgacatgaagacttagttttgagagatgaactaaagattttgagcaagttacaggcttttgcaagaaatccatggTGTTTTGCTATTTGCAcgaattgttttgagaaatgcacacacatatttgcaaacttcaattctgatctgagaattgtactaaagcgactgagaaaaactgtaagtgtgccaaaaaaaaatcccccacaCATaacaccaccagcctgaaccgttaaTACAAGGCAGGATTGGTCCATGCTtttatgttgttgatgccaaattctgaccctaccatccaaatgtggcagcagaaatggagaccaGACAgcatttttccaatcttctattgtccagttttggtgagcctgagtgaattgtagcctcagtttcttAGCTGACAGAAGTGACACCCGGTGTGATCTTCTgttgctgtagcccatctgcctcaaggttgtgtgttcagagatgctctgctACAGACCTCGGTTCCTCAGTTTTAACCAGTGATTATTTTagttactgttgcctttctgtcagctggaaccagtctggtcattctcctctgacctctgacctctggcatctgtcgctcactggatattttctctttttcagaccattcttTGTAAATCCTAGAGATGGATgtggtgaaaatcccagtagatagatagatagatagatagatagatagatagatagatagatagatagatagatagatagatagatagatagatagatagatagatagatagatagatagatagatagatagatagatagatagatagatagatagatagatagatagatagatagatagatagatagatagatagatagatagatagatagatagatagatagaatttaTTCCAGACTCATGGTCCAATCAGTAAAAAGGAGTACACAGACCCACCACATCTAATAAAATACAGTGTCAAGAATACACAGCTGAAGTACAGGGCATAGTTACagttaataaaaaagttaagaaaaaatacttaataaaaataaattaattgaaaaggataatcagcagtttctgaaatactcagaccagcctaTCTGGCATCAACAAACATGCcgtgttcaaagtcacttcaatcacctttcatCCCCATtttgatgctcggtttgaaccgCAGCAGATCATCTtaaccatgtctacatgcataAATTCATTGACTCGTTGCCATGtaattggctgattagaaatttgtgttaaCAAGCAGTtagacaggtgtgcctaataaagatGCCAGTGATTTtggagcagccccccccccccccccccctccccgcccTTCTTCACCTGCAATCTTTCCGCTTCAGGAAACGAAGCCATTCCACAATTTAAAGCCCATTTTTTTCCCTGTGTCACTGCACGTTTtgggatgagactgggttggcTGCAGAGAGAATGCAAAGCCACTTAATGTTTAAAACCCAGCGTGAGTTTTGTGATCACTCGGCTCCAACCATCAATGTTCTTTGAGAGGTTTCCATAATAATTCATGCGGGTGTGAGCATCGCTTTGGAGAcagcgtgtctgtgtgtttgacaGAGAGGGTGTCTGCGCGTGGAATGGTTCGAATCTCTGTAAATATTTCCCAGAACtttccctcttttttctttccattagCTACACAAAAATCTCAAGCCAATTAAAGCAGATGCTCTGATGCTTTCCATTATTTCTAAATTGTCATTTCCAGATGCCAGATGCTCCAGGCGGCTCAGGAGATTAAAAGTGGGCAAAGTGTCACTGAAccagaaaaatcagaaaatccTAATGCTGAGagggctaaaaaaacaaaaacgcccTGCCTGAAATGATTTACGCACTTTAGACAAACATCATGGTAGTTTTTAACAAACAAGAATTTTTTTGTTCGTTCAATTTTCTAATACAAAGGACAAAGTAGGCTATTTTTGCAAACGACTCActcaacacataaaaaaacaaatattatttgaggtttttttttattttgaaaatgtttgccCTTTGTCACCTATGTTAAATTTaggttaaaaaattaaagaaaaaaggaaaattaaataaatttctttAGATTTgtcaaaaggaaagaaaatgttcagGTAATGTAAAATTTAATCTATTCATTTAGGTGATTTTGTGTCTGATAtactattggaaaaaaaactattcgaTATGACCtagttttaaaatctattttaaagtgtTCATTGCTGTCaaaaagataagaaaataatatatttgAACAAGTGTTAGTAATAATGCAGCAAATAGTTTCAATATTATGTTCAAACGTGGATTTTCGCCTTGTGAAGTAGAAGTCAGTTACAAAAAGGGGgtgctttcttcttctttctctttcggcttttcccatcaggggtcgccacagcgaatcatccttttccacctcactctatcatgaacatcttctaccctaacgttagccaacttcatgtcctctgttaagacatccatatatctcctctttggccgtcctcttgccctccggccaggcagctccatctccaacatccttctaccaatatatccactatccctcctctgaacatgtccaaaccatctcagtctggcttctctgactttgtcgctaacacaggcaacatgagccgtccctctgatgtactcgttccttatcctgtctaacctggtcattcctaaggagaacctcaacatcttcatctctgctacctccatctcagcctcttgtctctgtctcactgctaccgtctctaacccatagagcagagctggtctcaccactgtcttgtacacctttcctttgagtcttgctggcactcttctgtcacacaacactcctgacactttcctccaaccgctccaacctgcctgcactcgcctcttcacctcttttccacactccccatcacactgaactgttgaccccaagtacttaaactcctgcaccttcttcacctcagccccctgtaacctaacgcttctaccttgatccctctcgttcagacacatgtattctgtcttactacgactgaccttcatgcctcttctttccagagcaaacctccacctctctagctgttcctccacctgctctctactctcactgcaaattacaatgtcatccgcaaacatcattgtccagggagattcctgtcttacctcgtctgtcagcctgtccatcagcatagcaaacaaaaagggactcaaagctgatccttggtgtagtcccacctccaccttgaactcctctgtctgacctacagcacatctcaccaccgtcatacttctctcatacatgtcctgaactactctgacatacttctctgccactccagacgacctcatacagtaccacagctcctccttcggcaccctgtcatacgccttctctaaatctacgaacacacaatgcagctccttctgaccatctctgtacttttccatcaacattctcaaagcaaaaatggcatcagtggtgctcttacggggcatgaaaccatactgctgctcacagatctccaccttcttcctaagcctggcttccactactctttcccacagcttcattgtgtggctcatcaactttattcctctatagttgctgcagttctgcatgtcacccttgtttttaaagatcgggaccagaacgcttctcctccattcctcaggcatcttctcactctctaaaatcctattgaacaaccttgttagaaattccactgctgtctctcctaggcacttccatacctccacaggtacgtcatcaggaccaacggcctttccgctcttcatccttttcagcgccttcctaacctcatcctttccaatctctgctacttcctgctccacaacaaccacatcttcctcccttctttccctgtcattttcctcgttcatcagctcctcaaaatactccttccatcttttctgtacactctcttgggttgttagcacctttccatctctgtccttaatcacccttatctgttgcacgtccttcccatctctgtctctctgtctggctagcctgtacaagtccttctctccttcctttgtgtctaacctgtcataaagctcatcgtaagctttctgtttggcctttgccacctctctcttcactctacgctgcgcttccttgtactcctgtctaccttcctcagtcctttctacatcccacttccttttagccaacctcttcctctggacgcattcctgtacttcctcattccaccaccaagtctctttaccatctttcctctttccagatgacacacctagcaccttcctacctgtttccctgataatttctgctgtagtttcccaaaAAGGGGGTGCTTTAATTTGGAGAAAATGATGACAGGAAGAAtcattataaaatgttttattttgaaattatatcATAAAGAGTAGCAGAAATGAGTTCGCAAGTCCATATAAACGATTTAAAACgactataaataaaatacaattaaaataatgtctctgaaagatttttaaacaaaaataaaaacaagttagttacagtttttctcagtcgctttagtacaattctcagatcagaattgaagtttgcaaatacgtgtgtgcatttctcaaaacaatttgtacaaacagcaaaacaccatggatttcttgcaaaatcctgtaacttgctcaaaatctttagttcatctctcaaaactaagtctttatgtcattgaacatgtcagtgccatcagaatgtcaagtccttgtgtcattgtctacgaacaagacagtcaaattacttagtcatgttgtcaatataactgtgtactttagagggaggttctgatgtaaactatggataaagttttgatgacaattattgtaaaatgtaagttacaccttttttgtttgattgcaagagactggacaagattcacatttacagttttattgttcatattgtaatttgttgacagaccatatcataccaacatagaaaaagcccactgcaaacagtaacacaatgggaaaaaaaatattggacaatattctgtacaacagtacaggcagtgcagtaggaattggtgtggttttcctacacctcttgtcgttcctgtatgttaggccacaaattctcatccacatcacagcgaatatcctctcttgcaatgcagcgaaatatgtttgtcacattatgacaacttggtcaaccattttgcagttaatgacttatacgatgaactaatgactctgtattttgaggagta is from Oryzias latipes chromosome 7, ASM223467v1 and encodes:
- the LOC111946310 gene encoding uncharacterized protein LOC111946310; this translates as MEIEADKEVRLKQLEVEALQHSAAQSSMADTATALAVSDGIRGFDVSRNIAMVPTFRESEVDSYFKAFERVAIALDWPEDMWSILLQCKLVGKAQEVVSSLSVDSLQYTVLKESILRAYELVPEAYRQKFRNHKKPSGHTFVEFAREKSVLFHKWCLASEVKNNFESLRQLILLEDFKGSLPERVVVFLNEQKVTSLSKAAVMADEFVLTHKTLFWSHSEGLAGPRPLRVEPRSFPQDKPRELSTSPRRSRECFYCHKRGHVVVDCPGLKRKLSSTSPQPKGMGLLKSLPGMDKPQTLDPCFKPFVSQGFISETGHPDNQQPVTMLRDTGGSQSVIREGILPLTEGSSCVDFILGNDIAGGKVVPAPEVTENPVVDLGVENPQPGFEGFPHCVVTRAQTQKYGLDLSDSFLAGECVSVKGRSSRLPKVSPKSLTSCPTTVELPAT